ACCGGCTGCAAGGAATCTGCGCAGCTGTCCCCGGCTCTCCGAGAACGCTGCCACCAAGGCCACGGCTCGCGCGGAGCGACAGGCGCTATACACTCCGCGCCGGTTAGTCCGGCTGGCCCCTTTTCCACCGCATATGGAGAGCTCGTGCACAGCACCCTCGAAGGCGTTCGCGTCCTGGACTTCACGCAGGTCCTGGCCGGCCCGTACTGCACGCAACAGCTGGCGCTGCTTGGCGCCGACGTCATCAAGGTGGAGAACCGTGTGGTCGGCGACCAGGCGCGCCAGACACTCCCTGCGACCGATCCGGACCTGGAGGATCTGGGTGCTTCGCCGTTGTTCCTGGCCGTGAACACGGGGAAGCGTTCGCTAACCCTCGACTTGAAGCACGAGCGTGCGGGGGAAGTCGTTCGCCGTCTGGCTGCCAGCTCGGACGTGCTCGTCGAAAACTTCAAGGCCGGCACCATGGACCGCTTGGGCTTTGGCTATGGCGCCATGAGCGCGATAAACCCGCGGCTGATCTACTGCGCGATTTCCGGCTACGGTCAAACCGGTCCACGCGCGTCCGCTGCCGCGTACGATGCCGCGATCCAGGCGGCGTCCGGAATGATGTCCGTGACCGGCACGCCGGAGACGGGACCGGTCAAGACGGGTCATTGGACGATCGACATGACGACTGCGACGCAGGCCTGTTTCGCGATTTCCGCCTCGCTGTTTTGTCGAGAACGGACGGGTCACGGCGACTTTCTCGACCTCTCCATGCTGGACACTGCAGCCGGCGTCATGGCGCCAAATCTCACGATGTATTCGGTGAACGGAACCGTCCCGAACCTGTCAGGCAACCGGTCGCAGACCGGCAACCCGGTCGCAGACGTGTACCCGGCCAGCGACGGACTCGTCATGATCGCCGCGGCCACCCAGAACCAGTTTCTGTCACTGGCGTCGCTGCTCGGCCGCGAGGAACTGACGACCGACCCTCGCTTCGTGACGCTGTCAGACCGAATCGCGAATGCTGACGAACTCCGGGTCATTCTGAGCGATGCGTTCTCCCGAGAAAGCGCCGCAATCTGGGAAGACCGTCTGGCGGAAGCCGGCATTCCGGCCGCACGCGTGTCGACGATCCCGCAGGTTTGGCAAGAGAATCCCCAACTGACCCATCGGGGCGTCTTCCAGACCGTTCCACGCCAAGACGGCGCCGGGGAAGGTCACTGGCCATACGTTGACCTGGCCTTTCACAGCATGCGGAAAGTCGGGCGGACACCTCATCCGGCCCCTCTGCTAGGCGAACACACCGAAGAGATTCTCGGCGAAGCCGGGTTCTCGCCGACCGAAATTGGCGAGTTTCAATCACAGAACGTCGTGTAACCCACCCGAACCGCCCACCGTGGAGAACGTGTCAGGTGGAACGTTCGCTCCAGCCACACATCCTGGGTGCCGTCCGCATCCGCCCTGATCGCGTGCCGCCGACCTGCAGTTCGGGCAGCACGTTCACCCTGGCCCAGTGACATTTGGGAATGCGCCCCATCCGCTCTAGACTGGGTGCCGCCACTGGGCATGGGAGAATTTGATGCGTTCAACGATGCTGATTGCCGTCGCGGCGTTGCTGATCACGGCCGCCAACGCGCGCGGCGTGGATCCTGCCGGGTCCGAGCTCTGGGAAGACCTCAGCGGCGCCTACCTCGGCGAGGACGCCAACGTGACGTTCAACGATTCCATTCGCCTCATGATGGCCGACCGGGTCGAGAGTGCGCATGAAGTGCCGATCATGGTCAAGGTACCGCACGATTTGCGTGACATGCAGGAACTCGTGCTGCTGGTGGATCGCAACCCCATTCAGCAGGTTGCGCGGATCACGCCGCACCGTCGAATCGAGTCCGTCGGGATGAACATCCGGTTGGAAGAATCGACGCCCGTCCGAGCCGCCATCCTGGACCCATCGGGAATCTGGCACGTCGCCACCAAATCGGTGCTGGTCATGAGCGCGGGCGGATGCTCTTCTCCGCCACCGGACGGCGCGGTGGTCGCGGCAGTCGGTGACGTCAATATCAAGCAGTTCGAACGGCACGGTGGAGCCAGCAGGCTCAAGGTTCGGATCCATCACCCGATGGACACCGGCTTCGTCGTTCTGGAGGATGGCGATGTCGTCCCGCCCTACTACGTCGAGAAGGTCCGAATTGAGGATGAGCGGGGCATGATCGCGGACATGCTGACCTGGGCGGCAATGTCGCGGGACCCTGTCATAACCATTGATCTTCCGACCGAGGGTCAGTCCGTGCGGGTCTCGGGCAGTGACTCTGAAGGCTTGTCGTTTGAAGGACTCGAGAACGCCCCTCTCATGTAGTCGTCGTGCAGCCGGGCTCGCCCGGGCTGCCGCCTGCCTGATCCTTTTCACCACGGCCGCGTGGGACGCCGTCGGCGCGTCCTACGGCCTGCGGCCGCAACCGGTCGCGCCGGGCGTCTACGTGTTCCCCGGGTCGCAGGACGCCCTTACGCCCGACAATGGCGCCAACATTGCGAACACCGGTTTCATCGTGGGATCGCGAGAGGTCCTGGCGATTGAAGCTGGCCCCACCCGCCGATATGGCAGGGAGATGTTGGCCGCCATCCGGTCTGTCACGGACCTGCCGATCCGCTACGCGGTGATTACCCACCGGCATCCCGATCACTCCTTCGGCCTCGGCGCATTCCGCGAGGCCGGCATCGACGTCCTTATGCATCCCGCTGAAGCCGAAGGCCTCGCCAACGAGGGACCGGCGCTTCTGGAACTCATGACCGCACTTGTGGGCGATGCCTGGACCCAGGGAACCACCATCGAGGCGCCGTCGGAAATGCTGACGGAGGATCGCCATGTGGACCTGGGTGACCGGCCGGTGGATATCCTTGTGCTGGAGGGTGGGCACAGTTCGGGTGACCTCGTTGTCCACGACCGGATATCCGGGGTTGCGTTCTTCGGCGATCTGCTGTTCGTCGGGAGGGCCGCCACCGTGCCGCACGCCGACATTGGCGCTTGGCTCATGCACCTTGACCGGCTTGAATCGCTGCCCTGGACGAAAGGTGTGCCGGGGCACGGCCCCATCCTTGAGGACCCGGCCGGATTCGCTGACACGCGCGACTGGATCCGCTTTCTGCGCAGCCGGATCCTCGAGGCCGTACTGACTGGCGAGAGTCCGGCTGAAGTCCTTGATCCTGGTGTCCCGGAACCGTTCGCCGGAATGGTGGAAGCCGGGCCGACGTTCGGGCGGGCTGTGCTTCAGCTGTACAGGCGGTACGAGGCCATGGACCCGGCAGAACTCGACGCCCTGGCCCAATAGCGATCCCGGCCGGTCCGAACCGGCGCCCCGCATGCGCCGCGGTCGGGCTGGCCTGCCCTCGACTGGGGACTGACCTCCACAGCAAGATACCCTGGACTTCAGGACCAGATTTCGCGATGCGCTTTCGATGGCAGCGGACATTGGCGTCCGCATGCAGGGACGCCGCGGCGAACCTCACCACTCACCGATACCGCGGGCATTGCCGTACGGGTCCTCGTGTTACCGACTTGGATGCAA
This genomic interval from Rhodospirillales bacterium contains the following:
- a CDS encoding CoA transferase; the encoded protein is MHSTLEGVRVLDFTQVLAGPYCTQQLALLGADVIKVENRVVGDQARQTLPATDPDLEDLGASPLFLAVNTGKRSLTLDLKHERAGEVVRRLAASSDVLVENFKAGTMDRLGFGYGAMSAINPRLIYCAISGYGQTGPRASAAAYDAAIQAASGMMSVTGTPETGPVKTGHWTIDMTTATQACFAISASLFCRERTGHGDFLDLSMLDTAAGVMAPNLTMYSVNGTVPNLSGNRSQTGNPVADVYPASDGLVMIAAATQNQFLSLASLLGREELTTDPRFVTLSDRIANADELRVILSDAFSRESAAIWEDRLAEAGIPAARVSTIPQVWQENPQLTHRGVFQTVPRQDGAGEGHWPYVDLAFHSMRKVGRTPHPAPLLGEHTEEILGEAGFSPTEIGEFQSQNVV
- a CDS encoding quinoprotein dehydrogenase-associated SoxYZ-like carrier is translated as MRSTMLIAVAALLITAANARGVDPAGSELWEDLSGAYLGEDANVTFNDSIRLMMADRVESAHEVPIMVKVPHDLRDMQELVLLVDRNPIQQVARITPHRRIESVGMNIRLEESTPVRAAILDPSGIWHVATKSVLVMSAGGCSSPPPDGAVVAAVGDVNIKQFERHGGASRLKVRIHHPMDTGFVVLEDGDVVPPYYVEKVRIEDERGMIADMLTWAAMSRDPVITIDLPTEGQSVRVSGSDSEGLSFEGLENAPLM
- a CDS encoding MBL fold metallo-hydrolase; amino-acid sequence: MKDSRTPLSCSRRAAGLARAAACLILFTTAAWDAVGASYGLRPQPVAPGVYVFPGSQDALTPDNGANIANTGFIVGSREVLAIEAGPTRRYGREMLAAIRSVTDLPIRYAVITHRHPDHSFGLGAFREAGIDVLMHPAEAEGLANEGPALLELMTALVGDAWTQGTTIEAPSEMLTEDRHVDLGDRPVDILVLEGGHSSGDLVVHDRISGVAFFGDLLFVGRAATVPHADIGAWLMHLDRLESLPWTKGVPGHGPILEDPAGFADTRDWIRFLRSRILEAVLTGESPAEVLDPGVPEPFAGMVEAGPTFGRAVLQLYRRYEAMDPAELDALAQ